Proteins from a genomic interval of Phlebotomus papatasi isolate M1 chromosome 3, Ppap_2.1, whole genome shotgun sequence:
- the LOC129805393 gene encoding uncharacterized protein LOC129805393 isoform X2 encodes MAYCHCIVENCDTISSARNKAKNISFHRFPVNKERRQIWLDNLNLQPHVVDTHVVVCSLHFRSEDIFRKYIRPRYKYFLVPDAVPLKWADDPRNIPRKYEKVDPEYGTHEEIEINVKTEQISYENDAVVLFKPQIQPDTTRTFTFIEVPHATEEVSLENTHNEQIVVKNEPMLIEISNTDEMQLNIDGNEAAPGTTQMLWELRKKNQVNMKMQKTILHLRKKVKCLQQQLRRRNKKLADLKAKMKKCKCKKNPEKNSPMSPQSAELSREESEDMVEVEELEELDDDAVWW; translated from the exons ATGGCTTATTGTCATTGTATAGTGGAGAATTGTGATACCATATCATCAGCACGTAATAAGGCTAAGAACATATCATTTCACCG atttcCGGTAAACAAAGAACGAAGGCAGATTTGGTTGGATAATTTAAATTTGCAACCTCATGTGGTAGATACTCATGTTGTAGTATGCAGCTTGCATTTCAGATCAGAAGACATATTTCGAAAATATATACGGCCTAGGTATAAGTACTTTCTGGTGCCTGATGCTGTTCCGTTg AAATGGGCTGATGACCCTAGGAATATCCctagaaaatatgaaaaagttgATCCAGAATATGGAACACATGAGGAAATTGAAATCAATGTTAAAACTGAGCAAATAAGCTACGAAAATGATGCAGTAGTTCTCTTTAAGCCTCAAATTCAGCCTGATACCACAAGAACATTTACATTTATAGAAGTACCACATGCTACTGAAGAAGTTTCTTTGGAGAATACGCACAATGAGCAAATTGTTGTAAAAAATGAACCAATGCTAATAGAAATTAGCAACACTGATGAAATGCAGTTAAATATTGATGGAAATGAAGCGGCACCTGGAACAACGCAAATGCTTTGGGAATTGAGAAAA aagaaTCAAGTAAATATGAAAATGCAAAAAACCATCTTGCATTTAAGAAAGAAAGTTAAATGTCTTCAACAACAGCTGCGAAGGAGGAACAAAAAACTCGCTGATTTGAAAGCTAAAATGAAGAAATGCAAATGCAAAAAGAAtcctgagaaaaatagtcctaTGAGTCCACAATCTGCTGAGCTCTCGCGAGAGGAGTCAGAGGATATGGTTGAAGTTGAGGAGTTAGAAGAGTTAGACGATGATGCTGTATGGTGGTAA
- the LOC129805394 gene encoding uncharacterized protein LOC129805394, translating to MNGTKRVCVVSNCGSRSGKLGENLSFHRLPINAERRQIWVDCLNLHPHEIKPNAMVCNLHFRPQDIVKKKLKYFVNSNAVPLKWANDHRNIHRNDEKDDSVNRILDESEIKIESEQISYANNSEIYFKPKIEKEIVPDTSEILEALKSKSEENIKLQRTNQQLRKEIKCLRLKLQRRNKKISTLKAKLKKDKSNKNAKTIPSSPESTESSTEEFVEVNELEELDESNDSLNLDLHQGIDST from the exons ATGAATGGTACTAAGAGAGTTTGTGTTGTATCAAACTGTGGCAGTAGATCTGGAAAATTGGGAGAAAATTTGTCCTTCCACAG acTCCCGATTAACGCAGAAAGGAGGCAGATTTGGGTTGATTGTTTAAATTTGCATCCTCACGAAATAAAACCTAATGCTATGGTATGCAACCTCCATTTCAGACCACAAGACATagtgaagaaaaaattgaagtacTTTGTAAACTCTAACGCCGTTCCATTG AAATGGGCCAATGATCACAGGAATATCCATAGAAATGATGAAAAAGATGATTCTGTGAATAGAATTCTGGATGAaagtgaaatcaaaattgagtCTGAGCAAATAAGCTACGCAAATAATTCTGAAATTTACTTCAagccaaaaattgaaaaagaaattgtacCTGACACATCAGAAATTCTTGAGGCATTGAAAAGC aaGAGtgaggaaaatataaaattgcaaaGAACCAATCAACAATTAAGGAAGGAAATCAAATGTCTACGACTGAAATTGCAAAGGAGAAACAAGAAAATCAGTACTTTGAAAGCCAAGTTAAAGAAAgataaatcgaataaaaatgCAAAGACAATTCCATCTAGTCCAGAATCTACCGAATCCTCAACTGAAGAATTTGTGGAAGTAAATGAATTGGAGGAGTTAGACGAGTCTAACGACAGTCTGAATCTAGATCTGCATCAAGGGATTGATTCTACATGA
- the LOC129805392 gene encoding uncharacterized protein LOC129805392, producing the protein MFLLCVLGNCEYSSRSKEVKAKINDNNITFHRFPVDEERKKIWLDRLNLQPSALKARSVLVCSEHFRPEDIYKKCVASKWKVFLNPDAIPLKWADDPRNIPRNDLKNDPNNDLEQSNFLNETDIKVEPEQISYTNASEIFIVPKNEPAATATVKLVEAQSVPNEVNMRNTHGILQNEPIRRETDKSANKFAVVENDIVPGTSEILWELRSRNEKIMKLQNKILKMRREYGSLQKKIKRRDRKINLLKEKLNKLEKDKSIKKSARQPSSPESTSTESAEEMNELEEFEFEQCPGPHSGADSD; encoded by the exons ATGTTTCTTCTTTGTGTTTTGGGGAATTGTGAATATTCCAGTCGCAGTAAAGAAGTCAAAGCTAAAATCAACGATAATAATATAACATTTCACAG ATTTCCTGTTGACGAAGAACGCAAAAAGATTTGGTTGGATCGTTTGAATTTGCAACCTAGTGCATTAAAGGCACGTTCTGTTTTGGTGTGTAGCGAACATTTCAGACCAGaagatatttataaaaaatgtgtGGCTTCTAAATGGAAAGTCTTTTTGAATCCCGATGCCATTCCACtg aaATGGGCTGATGATCCTAGGAATATCCCTAGAAATGATCTTAAGAATGACCCTAATAATGACCTCGAGCAGAGCAATTTCCTTAATGAAACTGACATCAAAGTTGAGCCTGAACAAATAAGTTACACAAatgcttctgaaatttttattgttccAAAAAATGAGCCCGCAGCTACAGCCACTGTAAAATTAGTAGAAGCTCAATCTGTTCCTAATGAAGTTAATATGAGAAATACTCATGGAATTTTGCAAAATGAGCCAATACGTAGAGAAACTGATAAATCTGCTAATAAGTTCGCTGTTGTCGAAAATGATATTGTTCCTGGAACATCAGAAATTCTTTGGGAATTAAGAAGT AGAAAtgagaaaattatgaaattgcaaaataaaattctgAAGATGAGGAGGGAATACGgaagtttgcaaaaaaaaattaaaagaagggACCGGAAGATCAATCTTTTGAAAGAGAAGTTGAACAAACTCGAGAAagataaatcaatcaaaaaatcCGCAAGACAACCATCGAGTCCAGAATCTACATCTACGGAATCGGCAGAGGAAATGAACGAATTAGAAGAGTTTGAATTTGAACAGTGTCCGGGTCCACATTCAGGAGCTGATTCTGACTAA
- the LOC129805393 gene encoding uncharacterized protein LOC129805393 isoform X1, with translation MNSAKRYCVVPNCDSKSEQKGEKLSFHRFPVNKERRQIWLDNLNLQPHVVDTHVVVCSLHFRSEDIFRKYIRPRYKYFLVPDAVPLKWADDPRNIPRKYEKVDPEYGTHEEIEINVKTEQISYENDAVVLFKPQIQPDTTRTFTFIEVPHATEEVSLENTHNEQIVVKNEPMLIEISNTDEMQLNIDGNEAAPGTTQMLWELRKKNQVNMKMQKTILHLRKKVKCLQQQLRRRNKKLADLKAKMKKCKCKKNPEKNSPMSPQSAELSREESEDMVEVEELEELDDDAVWW, from the exons ATGAATAGTGCTAAGAGATATTGTGTTGTTCCAAACTGTGACAGTAAATCCGAACAAAAGGGAGAAAAATTGTCCTTCCACAG atttcCGGTAAACAAAGAACGAAGGCAGATTTGGTTGGATAATTTAAATTTGCAACCTCATGTGGTAGATACTCATGTTGTAGTATGCAGCTTGCATTTCAGATCAGAAGACATATTTCGAAAATATATACGGCCTAGGTATAAGTACTTTCTGGTGCCTGATGCTGTTCCGTTg AAATGGGCTGATGACCCTAGGAATATCCctagaaaatatgaaaaagttgATCCAGAATATGGAACACATGAGGAAATTGAAATCAATGTTAAAACTGAGCAAATAAGCTACGAAAATGATGCAGTAGTTCTCTTTAAGCCTCAAATTCAGCCTGATACCACAAGAACATTTACATTTATAGAAGTACCACATGCTACTGAAGAAGTTTCTTTGGAGAATACGCACAATGAGCAAATTGTTGTAAAAAATGAACCAATGCTAATAGAAATTAGCAACACTGATGAAATGCAGTTAAATATTGATGGAAATGAAGCGGCACCTGGAACAACGCAAATGCTTTGGGAATTGAGAAAA aagaaTCAAGTAAATATGAAAATGCAAAAAACCATCTTGCATTTAAGAAAGAAAGTTAAATGTCTTCAACAACAGCTGCGAAGGAGGAACAAAAAACTCGCTGATTTGAAAGCTAAAATGAAGAAATGCAAATGCAAAAAGAAtcctgagaaaaatagtcctaTGAGTCCACAATCTGCTGAGCTCTCGCGAGAGGAGTCAGAGGATATGGTTGAAGTTGAGGAGTTAGAAGAGTTAGACGATGATGCTGTATGGTGGTAA